From the genome of Candidatus Poribacteria bacterium, one region includes:
- a CDS encoding aldo/keto reductase translates to MEKRTCGKSGIEISVMGIGCWSYGGGDYWGPQAQSDVTEVVNAALDAGINFFDTAEGYNSGRSEEALAVALKGRRHEAIIGTKVSRPDPATIREHCEGSLQRLQTDYVDIYMIHWPHDEFAIEESMAELMRLQEDGLIRAIGVSNFGVDQLTAALNTGATLAVNQVCYNLLSRAIEPKVLPFCKEQNVGILGYMPLLQGILTGQYKSADEIPPVHARFRHFRDERPEASHGEEGAEEEMFETLEGIREVAESEGIPMSRLAIAWSMARPGITCMLVGTRNVSELERNLHVAGYSPSADVIESLDKLTAPLLEKLGEDPDYFAGGRIR, encoded by the coding sequence ATGGAAAAACGGACATGTGGAAAATCCGGGATTGAGATTTCAGTGATGGGTATCGGTTGTTGGTCGTACGGTGGTGGTGACTATTGGGGACCACAGGCACAATCAGATGTCACCGAGGTTGTAAACGCCGCGTTAGATGCCGGTATAAACTTCTTTGATACGGCAGAGGGATATAATTCTGGACGCAGTGAAGAGGCACTCGCTGTCGCGCTGAAGGGCAGACGACACGAGGCAATCATTGGCACGAAGGTAAGTAGACCCGATCCAGCTACGATACGGGAGCATTGCGAAGGAAGCCTCCAGAGATTGCAAACGGATTATGTTGACATCTATATGATTCACTGGCCCCATGACGAGTTCGCTATTGAAGAGAGCATGGCTGAATTGATGCGGTTGCAGGAAGATGGACTTATCCGCGCTATCGGTGTAAGCAACTTTGGCGTGGATCAACTCACAGCCGCTCTTAACACAGGCGCGACTCTTGCCGTAAATCAGGTCTGCTATAATCTCTTGTCACGAGCGATAGAGCCAAAAGTATTACCATTTTGTAAGGAGCAAAATGTCGGTATTTTAGGATATATGCCCCTGTTACAAGGAATTTTGACTGGGCAATATAAAAGCGCAGATGAGATACCTCCAGTGCATGCCCGGTTTCGCCATTTTCGCGATGAACGTCCCGAGGCTTCGCACGGTGAAGAAGGTGCCGAAGAAGAGATGTTTGAGACGCTTGAAGGTATCCGAGAGGTCGCAGAATCCGAAGGAATTCCGATGAGTCGGCTTGCTATTGCGTGGTCAATGGCGAGACCCGGTATTACATGTATGCTCGTCGGTACCCGGAACGTAAGTGAATTGGAACGAAACTTGCATGTTGCTGGCTATTCTCCATCTGCTGACGTAATTGAAAGCCTTGACAAATTAACCGCACCGCTGCTGGAGAAACTCGGGGAGGATCCAGACTATTTCGCAGGTGGACGTATCCGTTAG
- a CDS encoding sugar phosphate nucleotidyltransferase, whose protein sequence is MQAIILCGGLATRLGETVKTLPKILLKINGKTVLEWQIQLLKEAGVTEVVLASGHLHDVLYERVGETYAGMRIHYAKEERRLGTGGAVQNAMKQVNTSPFFVLNGDILLANFSLREMLARFCEEVTGVLLSVHVPDIRPYGEIVTDSNGKITAFREKQPTYRPGYVNGAIYLFNQSIANTFPKGQEVFSLERDVFPSVSNLYALQTDADWIDIGVPERLAYAREHFSSF, encoded by the coding sequence GTGCAAGCTATCATTCTATGCGGGGGTCTCGCGACGCGGCTCGGTGAGACCGTAAAAACACTCCCGAAAATCTTATTAAAAATCAATGGAAAAACAGTTTTGGAGTGGCAAATCCAGTTGTTGAAGGAAGCCGGTGTTACCGAGGTCGTCCTTGCATCCGGACATCTGCACGATGTGCTTTATGAACGCGTCGGTGAAACTTATGCTGGTATGCGTATCCACTATGCCAAAGAGGAGAGGCGACTCGGCACTGGCGGCGCAGTTCAAAACGCCATGAAGCAGGTTAATACATCGCCTTTTTTTGTGCTGAACGGCGATATTCTACTCGCAAACTTTTCACTCCGAGAGATGTTAGCTCGGTTTTGTGAAGAAGTGACTGGTGTGCTGCTGAGTGTACACGTTCCCGATATTCGTCCGTACGGCGAGATCGTAACAGACAGTAATGGGAAAATTACAGCCTTCCGCGAGAAACAACCTACCTATCGCCCCGGATATGTCAACGGGGCAATATATCTCTTCAATCAAAGTATTGCTAACACCTTTCCGAAGGGACAAGAGGTCTTTTCGCTGGAGCGGGACGTTTTTCCGTCTGTTTCTAATCTTTATGCATTACAGACAGATGCAGATTGGATTGATATCGGTGTGCCAGAACGGTTGGCTTATGCGCGTGAACATTTTTCGTCGTTTTAG
- a CDS encoding tetratricopeptide repeat protein: MKLELEDYNGAIADLTETIRLAPKNTYAYYNRGIAKSHLGQYTNAIADWSEAIRLDPNFVSAYVNRGFLKGELGQYIAAIADYDTAILLKPNFAVVYYYRGQMKGKIGKNAAAIVDYDAAIQLKLDDVEIYFYRGVAKSNLGQYTAAIVDFDTAIRLKPGYALAYSNRGSANTKLGDYSAAIADYGTAIHLKPDLAEAYNSRGGLRHKLGQYAAAITDYDNVIRLKPNDALLFYNRGSVKCQLGQYTSAVLDFDNAIRLKPDFSIAFHNRGVAKGILGHTREAKQDLQAALKLAEKSGDVRLKTQIIEALRLME, from the coding sequence ATGAAGTTAGAGCTGGAGGACTATAATGGTGCTATTGCTGATCTTACTGAAACTATTCGACTTGCCCCAAAGAATACCTATGCTTACTACAACCGAGGAATAGCAAAGTCCCACCTCGGACAGTATACTAATGCTATTGCTGATTGGAGCGAGGCAATCCGACTTGACCCTAACTTTGTCTCTGCCTATGTCAACCGAGGATTTCTGAAGGGTGAACTTGGACAATACATTGCTGCTATTGCGGATTATGACACTGCCATTCTCCTAAAACCCAACTTTGCCGTTGTCTACTATTATCGAGGGCAGATGAAGGGCAAAATTGGAAAGAACGCCGCTGCTATTGTGGATTATGATGCTGCAATCCAACTAAAACTTGACGATGTTGAGATATATTTTTATCGGGGAGTCGCAAAGTCCAATCTTGGGCAATACACCGCTGCTATCGTAGATTTTGATACAGCAATCCGACTTAAACCTGGGTACGCCTTGGCATACTCTAATCGAGGGAGTGCAAACACCAAACTCGGAGATTACAGTGCTGCTATAGCGGATTATGGCACAGCTATTCACCTAAAACCCGATCTAGCTGAGGCATACAACAGTCGCGGAGGTCTGAGACATAAACTCGGACAATACGCCGCTGCTATTACCGACTATGACAATGTAATCCGACTCAAACCCAACGATGCCTTATTGTTCTACAATCGAGGAAGCGTGAAGTGTCAACTAGGGCAATATACCTCTGCTGTTTTAGATTTTGACAATGCAATCCGACTTAAACCCGATTTCTCCATAGCCTTCCATAATCGAGGAGTTGCGAAGGGTATACTGGGTCACACGCGTGAAGCAAAGCAAGATCTCCAAGCAGCGTTGAAACTCGCGGAAAAGTCAGGCGATGTACGCCTTAAAACTCAGATTATAGAGGCACTTCGACTTATGGAATAG
- a CDS encoding phytanoyl-CoA dioxygenase family protein, which yields MTPKQRYLFDVTGYLHLENVITGDALAEASEAVDRYITTPPNKLPTGFEIQGLHQHGFAFDKSLECLTSHAALWPIIKELTDNQPRFGRGSLKHDKHDLWEAGERAKVNPGGLHCARDDYGWYSTRYEVDNGRIYCDNFVCFPYFTDVYPGDGGLIVIPGSHKSEFDRPKELLTLNEADGIDPLDDPVFVNITPKAGDIVIISELLTHGVLRWKPKDRDRRFLVLRYFPQFSGAHSFPQPILDRLSPETLELVESAPYGHIKEIVKQDAVTLTV from the coding sequence ATGACACCAAAACAACGTTACCTGTTTGATGTAACCGGATACCTTCACTTAGAAAATGTCATCACCGGTGATGCATTAGCGGAGGCTTCTGAAGCCGTTGATAGATATATCACAACTCCACCTAACAAGTTGCCAACGGGCTTTGAAATCCAAGGACTTCATCAACACGGGTTCGCTTTTGATAAATCACTTGAGTGTTTAACCTCCCACGCCGCGCTGTGGCCGATTATCAAAGAGTTGACAGATAATCAACCACGATTTGGCAGGGGTTCGCTGAAGCACGATAAGCACGATTTGTGGGAAGCTGGCGAACGTGCGAAAGTGAATCCGGGAGGTCTTCACTGCGCACGTGATGATTACGGGTGGTATAGCACGCGCTATGAAGTTGACAATGGACGTATCTACTGCGACAACTTCGTCTGCTTTCCCTATTTCACGGATGTCTATCCCGGTGACGGTGGACTCATCGTGATTCCGGGTTCACATAAAAGCGAGTTCGATCGTCCGAAAGAACTGCTGACGCTGAATGAAGCCGATGGCATTGATCCGCTTGACGATCCGGTTTTCGTCAATATCACCCCGAAGGCAGGGGATATTGTGATTATCTCGGAATTACTAACACACGGTGTATTGCGATGGAAGCCGAAAGATCGGGATCGCCGCTTTCTCGTTTTACGGTATTTCCCACAGTTCTCAGGGGCACATAGTTTCCCACAGCCTATCTTGGATCGGTTGTCGCCGGAGACCTTGGAATTAGTGGAATCTGCACCGTATGGGCATATCAAGGAGATTGTCAAACAGGATGCGGTTACGTTGACGGTTTAA
- a CDS encoding DUF433 domain-containing protein produces the protein MVNKEQIVSQDPRVMHGTLVFAGTRVPVESLIQHLVAGDSLDIFLDDFPTVSREQAAAFL, from the coding sequence GTGGTGAATAAAGAACAAATTGTCTCCCAAGATCCACGCGTAATGCACGGCACCTTAGTTTTTGCTGGCACTCGCGTACCAGTTGAGAGCCTCATTCAACACCTTGTGGCAGGCGACTCGCTTGATATATTCCTTGACGATTTTCCGACAGTCTCACGTGAGCAGGCAGCGGCTTTTTTGTGA
- a CDS encoding AAA-like domain-containing protein codes for MRRFGTQGRVYPERHYVVSRTEEIADFIARIEEGRYVVLFAPRQTGKTTFFRFALDTLTAKSSTYFPIQLNFEIYKNLSTSDFYEALYKRVRKEIEQVCRKRGYVPAEALTRFLNNTKFNNHISMMEFFEEFAGFLECQYKAGKVVLIIDEFDGIPQVALNDFLHSLRDIYLSDESRCPHSVGIVGVKSITQLNYDRSISPFNIQDEFHLPNFTHQQVQELLAQYTDEVGQAFTPEVIEAFHRQTAGQPFLVNRLAQILTEALDIPKTQTITMAHFVKAHTLLLEEENVNLTHLLTNIRRDPRFENLLMRIVSYERGVQFTLRNEIISELTTYGVIARGADGLCEIVNPIYQHCIIQAFQPLINGLEGDYFSENSDTDFIDYLTPTGLLLMGPLLDNFKDFIARAGFRILQVPDTPQEFIGQYLLYTYLEQFIRIVGGNIYLEVPTGRGRMDLIILHNGRKYIVETKIWEGERRYQSGKKQLATYLKLEKAVEGFYIIFDHRVNPEPRVETEILEGLTIRSYVIPVMQARPSSAM; via the coding sequence ATGAGACGTTTTGGCACCCAAGGCCGCGTGTATCCTGAGCGTCACTACGTTGTCTCGCGTACCGAGGAGATAGCCGACTTTATCGCCCGCATCGAAGAGGGCCGTTACGTCGTTCTTTTCGCCCCACGCCAAACCGGCAAAACCACGTTTTTCCGATTCGCATTAGATACGCTTACCGCTAAATCATCAACCTATTTCCCGATTCAACTGAATTTTGAAATATATAAAAATCTGTCCACGTCCGATTTCTATGAAGCCCTTTACAAAAGGGTTCGTAAGGAAATTGAGCAGGTTTGCCGAAAACGGGGGTACGTGCCTGCTGAGGCACTCACGCGTTTTCTAAATAACACGAAATTCAACAATCACATTTCAATGATGGAATTCTTTGAAGAGTTTGCCGGTTTTCTGGAGTGTCAATATAAGGCCGGGAAGGTCGTCCTCATCATAGACGAATTTGATGGAATTCCTCAAGTGGCTCTAAATGATTTTCTTCATTCGCTTCGTGACATCTACCTTTCTGATGAAAGCCGATGTCCGCACAGCGTCGGCATCGTGGGGGTCAAGAGCATTACACAACTTAACTACGATAGATCTATTTCCCCATTCAATATCCAGGACGAGTTTCACTTGCCCAACTTTACCCACCAACAGGTGCAAGAACTCCTCGCTCAGTATACAGATGAAGTCGGACAAGCCTTCACACCTGAAGTTATTGAAGCCTTCCATAGACAGACAGCGGGCCAACCCTTTTTGGTCAACCGACTTGCACAGATTCTCACAGAGGCGTTGGATATCCCAAAAACTCAGACCATTACAATGGCGCACTTTGTGAAGGCACACACACTGCTCCTTGAAGAAGAAAACGTCAACTTAACACATCTACTGACGAACATCCGAAGGGACCCCCGCTTTGAGAACCTCTTGATGCGAATCGTCTCTTATGAGAGGGGTGTGCAATTCACGCTGCGTAATGAAATTATTAGTGAACTCACCACTTACGGGGTTATCGCAAGAGGGGCAGATGGCTTATGTGAGATCGTCAATCCGATTTATCAGCATTGCATCATACAGGCGTTCCAGCCACTTATTAACGGACTTGAGGGGGACTATTTCTCAGAAAATAGTGACACCGACTTTATAGATTATCTCACCCCTACTGGACTGCTTTTGATGGGACCTCTACTTGATAACTTCAAAGACTTCATAGCCCGCGCCGGTTTCCGTATCCTGCAAGTCCCTGATACCCCACAAGAGTTTATTGGGCAGTATCTGCTTTACACCTATCTGGAGCAATTTATCCGCATCGTAGGCGGTAACATTTACCTTGAAGTGCCAACCGGACGCGGCAGGATGGACCTCATCATTCTGCACAACGGCCGAAAATATATCGTTGAGACAAAGATTTGGGAAGGCGAGCGGCGTTATCAGTCGGGCAAGAAGCAGCTCGCGACGTATCTCAAGTTAGAAAAGGCAGTAGAAGGATTTTACATCATATTTGATCACCGCGTCAATCCTGAACCGCGTGTAGAAACAGAGATACTTGAAGGACTCACAATTCGGAGTTATGTGATTCCGGTGATGCAGGCGCGACCTTCATCGGCTATGTGA
- a CDS encoding phytanoyl-CoA dioxygenase family protein, translating into MKFNKDLGSPLATAPDDLTQTNADGKPVVPLTQEQKYLFDKNGWLLVPGVLTDSEVEEMRDFCYQLKHSPETIPQHHRSTYGGPLEQLTDHPVVVAFGNEFLASSYLASDVCYGFRMEMSFLALRSTTDEVPFTFHPHNGNGLWRMPGDCHQYACLPGQAYSGLTRVVWELNPVERGDGGTMFITGSHKAAYTAPDGAHTQEWEYWDTYSCPAGSVIIFTEAITHSGQPWQNSDTDRVAIFNAYNSVDKRWSLSKPPQALLEAMPPKRQTLFRDAYVKGNVTGTDFNMAL; encoded by the coding sequence ATGAAATTCAACAAGGACTTAGGCAGCCCGTTAGCAACGGCACCCGATGATCTTACACAGACTAACGCCGACGGCAAACCTGTCGTTCCGCTAACCCAAGAGCAGAAATATCTCTTTGACAAAAACGGTTGGCTCTTGGTTCCAGGGGTCCTGACGGACTCGGAGGTTGAGGAGATGCGCGATTTCTGTTACCAGTTGAAGCATTCTCCTGAAACAATTCCGCAACACCACCGTTCCACTTATGGCGGTCCCTTGGAACAACTGACAGACCATCCCGTTGTAGTGGCATTTGGGAACGAATTCCTGGCTTCTTCTTATCTTGCTTCGGATGTATGTTACGGCTTCCGTATGGAGATGAGTTTTCTGGCGTTACGTTCTACGACGGACGAGGTGCCTTTTACATTCCACCCACACAACGGCAACGGTCTGTGGCGGATGCCCGGAGATTGCCATCAGTACGCGTGTCTACCCGGTCAGGCGTATAGCGGTTTAACGCGCGTCGTCTGGGAGCTTAATCCTGTGGAGAGAGGCGACGGTGGCACGATGTTCATTACGGGCAGCCACAAGGCGGCGTACACTGCACCAGACGGTGCCCACACACAAGAATGGGAGTACTGGGACACCTATTCTTGTCCGGCTGGGTCGGTCATTATTTTTACGGAAGCAATTACGCATAGCGGACAACCGTGGCAAAACTCGGATACCGACCGCGTGGCGATTTTCAACGCCTATAATTCAGTAGATAAACGGTGGAGTTTATCGAAACCGCCCCAGGCATTGCTTGAGGCGATGCCTCCTAAACGCCAAACGCTCTTCCGCGATGCCTATGTAAAAGGCAACGTAACCGGCACAGACTTTAACATGGCATTATAA
- a CDS encoding serine protease yields the protein MKPNLIATNYHVIEGAARGTAKLVEKHTTYNIEGTTATDKMNDLAILKVTAYGIKPLSLGDSDTVRIGETVYVAGNPKGLEGTFSDGIISSRRDKDTKERLQMTAPISPGSSGGPVLNRKGEVIGVSLSWYRNSGDPLDVQPLNILIPSNCVKTLLTHSSSLSHLN from the coding sequence GTGAAGCCGAATCTTATTGCTACCAACTACCACGTGATTGAAGGCGCAGCACGCGGCACCGCGAAGTTAGTCGAAAAGCATACCACATACAATATTGAAGGCACCACGGCAACTGACAAGATGAACGATCTTGCCATTCTAAAGGTAACAGCGTATGGTATCAAACCGCTTTCGCTCGGAGATAGCGATACCGTTCGGATTGGTGAGACGGTTTATGTTGCAGGTAATCCTAAAGGTTTGGAAGGTACATTTTCGGATGGTATTATTAGCAGCCGCCGAGATAAGGACACGAAGGAACGCTTGCAGATGACTGCGCCGATTTCTCCCGGAAGCAGTGGTGGACCTGTGCTAAACCGTAAAGGTGAAGTTATTGGCGTATCGCTATCATGGTACCGTAATTCGGGCGATCCGTTGGATGTCCAACCCCTTAATATCCTTATTCCCTCAAACTGTGTTAAGACGCTGCTTACCCATTCTAGTAGTCTGTCACATCTAAACTGA